The following proteins come from a genomic window of Citrobacter europaeus:
- the galE gene encoding UDP-glucose 4-epimerase GalE: MAILVTGGAGYIGSHTVLTLLERGDDVVVIDNLANASRISLDRVAELTGREPIVYIADVLDRQALKNIFANHNISDVIHFAGLKSVSESIKDPLAYYENNVTGTLVLLDEMLAAGVNRFIFSSSATVYGNPESVPLSEQSRTGGTTNPYGTSKLMVEQILADFSRAQPDFRITCLRYFNPVGAHPSGRIGEDPNGIPNNLVPYISQVAIGKLETVSVYGNDYPTPDGTGVRDYIHVMDLATGHLAALDCQNKGAAYKVINLGTGVGYSVINLIEAFEKAAQTKISYQFVDRRPGDIAECWSDPSLAYKELGWKAIYNLDEMMRDTWNWQKNNPNGYHI, from the coding sequence ATGGCAATTCTTGTCACTGGTGGTGCAGGTTATATTGGTTCACATACTGTGTTAACGCTACTGGAAAGAGGCGATGATGTCGTAGTCATCGATAATCTGGCGAATGCGAGCCGAATCTCGCTGGACAGGGTCGCGGAGCTCACCGGAAGAGAACCCATTGTCTATATCGCCGATGTTCTCGACAGACAGGCATTGAAAAATATTTTCGCCAACCATAACATCTCCGATGTCATTCATTTTGCCGGGCTAAAATCGGTTTCAGAGTCGATAAAAGACCCCCTCGCCTACTATGAAAACAACGTCACCGGTACGCTGGTTTTACTGGATGAGATGCTGGCCGCAGGCGTTAATCGATTCATTTTTAGCTCATCAGCTACGGTATATGGCAATCCGGAAAGCGTACCGCTGAGCGAGCAATCGCGTACGGGCGGAACCACCAATCCGTACGGCACCTCTAAATTAATGGTCGAACAAATTCTGGCCGACTTCTCACGCGCGCAACCCGATTTCCGCATTACCTGCCTGCGCTATTTCAACCCGGTCGGCGCCCATCCATCGGGTCGGATTGGTGAAGATCCTAACGGTATCCCTAATAACCTGGTTCCGTACATCTCCCAGGTCGCGATTGGTAAGCTGGAAACCGTGTCGGTGTACGGTAATGATTATCCCACTCCCGACGGCACCGGCGTGCGTGATTATATCCACGTAATGGATTTAGCGACCGGCCATTTAGCCGCACTGGATTGCCAGAACAAAGGCGCTGCCTACAAGGTGATTAATCTCGGTACCGGAGTCGGTTATTCCGTAATTAATCTGATTGAGGCGTTTGAAAAAGCGGCGCAGACAAAAATAAGCTATCAGTTTGTCGACAGAAGACCTGGCGACATTGCCGAATGTTGGTCTGACCCGTCACTGGCATACAAAGAGTTAGGCTGGAAGGCCATCTATAACCTTGATGAAATGATGCGTGACACGTGGAACTGGCAAAAAAATAACCCGAATGGGTATCACATCTGA
- a CDS encoding DUF4832 domain-containing protein, which translates to MKCKWVSALLLMSFPLTVISALTTVTPKALTGPLTNPGIGVASFHQGYGETLGLADYPNTGFEYERFYWRDLEPIEGQYNFALVDDAFKYAAAHRPAMNVGLRFMALADPGDGTKIPDWLIKKGVKGTWTPDNKTFIPDLDDPLFIEYSQRLLNAFGIRYDGNENLAFVDIGMVGAWGEWHNSNFSNLQPLLERYTTAQLDRYVAMHFSAFPSTPKIMLMSGGQSLANAVARGAGWRADCWGDLRVFSNTWNHMADDYPQRILAAQQSYSGFNDAWKRAPVSLEICSYMQDWKNTFHYTRAEVQGIFDWAIKQHASTINLKSRAIPSDYRPIVDDALSKLGYRFRLASLSHESVWDGGQTLTLNSTWYNEGIAPIYLPYTLAFRVVDNANKVVAQGNAADDIRRWLPGVYQVSYALPMPGGLAKGQYAIEVAMLDKSGAPRINFANQGKQSSGWYRVSTITAR; encoded by the coding sequence ATGAAGTGTAAATGGGTTTCTGCGCTGTTGTTGATGTCCTTTCCGTTGACGGTCATTTCCGCATTAACGACCGTTACCCCCAAAGCATTGACTGGCCCGCTGACCAATCCAGGGATTGGCGTGGCAAGTTTTCATCAGGGATACGGTGAAACGCTGGGGCTGGCTGATTATCCCAACACCGGGTTTGAGTACGAGCGGTTTTACTGGCGAGACCTGGAGCCCATTGAAGGTCAGTACAATTTTGCGCTGGTGGATGATGCCTTCAAATACGCGGCGGCGCATCGTCCCGCGATGAACGTTGGACTGCGGTTTATGGCGCTAGCTGACCCGGGGGATGGTACAAAAATTCCCGACTGGCTGATTAAAAAAGGCGTGAAAGGCACCTGGACGCCTGATAACAAAACATTTATTCCAGATTTAGACGACCCTCTGTTTATTGAGTACAGCCAGCGTCTGCTGAACGCATTCGGAATACGCTACGACGGCAATGAGAATCTTGCGTTTGTGGATATCGGCATGGTGGGGGCATGGGGTGAATGGCATAACAGCAATTTCTCTAATCTGCAGCCACTGCTGGAACGGTACACCACCGCGCAGTTGGACCGCTACGTCGCAATGCATTTTTCTGCCTTCCCTTCGACGCCGAAAATTATGTTAATGAGCGGTGGGCAAAGCCTGGCGAATGCGGTGGCGCGCGGTGCGGGATGGCGGGCGGACTGCTGGGGCGATCTGCGCGTATTTTCAAACACCTGGAACCATATGGCTGATGATTATCCGCAGCGAATATTGGCCGCGCAGCAGAGTTATTCAGGGTTTAATGACGCCTGGAAACGTGCGCCGGTTAGTCTGGAAATCTGTTCATATATGCAGGATTGGAAGAATACCTTCCACTATACGCGCGCCGAAGTGCAGGGCATTTTTGACTGGGCGATCAAGCAGCACGCCAGCACTATTAACCTGAAATCGAGGGCGATTCCCAGCGATTATCGACCGATTGTTGACGATGCGCTGAGTAAACTAGGCTATCGGTTTCGCTTAGCGTCTCTAAGCCATGAATCCGTGTGGGACGGCGGACAAACGCTGACATTAAACAGCACGTGGTATAACGAAGGTATCGCCCCGATTTATCTGCCCTACACGCTGGCATTTCGTGTGGTGGATAACGCTAATAAAGTGGTGGCGCAGGGGAATGCGGCGGATGATATACGACGTTGGCTCCCGGGTGTTTATCAGGTCAGCTATGCCTTGCCCATGCCGGGAGGACTGGCGAAAGGGCAATACGCGATTGAGGTCGCGATGCTGGATAAATCCGGTGCGCCGAGAATTAACTTCGCCAACCAGGGTAAGCAGAGCAGCGGCTGGTATCGCGTATCAACGATAACGGCACGCTAA
- a CDS encoding PatB family C-S lyase — translation MSLFDDIVTRDVNCRKYGQLQQMYGTTDVLPLWIADMDFVTPEPIMSTLRSVVSQPVQGYNMDYPQWKESVIDWYKQQYDTDIKAHWLHFIPGVIKTIVLSLMALTRPGDNILTCTPIYDPYPNLVKTSGRNLIQTRLIEKDGHYEFDWHDFSEKLKQCKMFLFPSPHNPGGMVWSRETLEKVSHYCKLAGVIILSDEVHSDLTLPGKRHLPFFTLDEAAGSQSIVLTSISKTFNTAAIQGGIAIIKNDELRHQFYGFLDNCYLAETHSLQQAAIYSAFTHCGDWHQKLLAYLADNVAFVKSELEQHCPLISIVYGGASYLLFLNAQEMNLSDEQLNVFFVHEAKLGLSPGAQYGPGGEGHMRLNVGCPRPVLVEAMNRLKAAYQKRQRA, via the coding sequence ATGTCTTTGTTTGATGATATTGTCACAAGGGATGTGAATTGCCGTAAATACGGACAATTACAACAGATGTACGGTACCACCGATGTATTACCGCTGTGGATTGCAGATATGGATTTTGTAACGCCAGAGCCAATCATGAGCACGTTGCGTTCGGTGGTGTCACAACCGGTACAAGGCTATAACATGGATTATCCACAATGGAAAGAGTCCGTTATCGATTGGTATAAACAACAGTATGATACTGACATCAAGGCGCACTGGTTACATTTTATTCCCGGTGTCATAAAAACTATCGTACTCTCTTTAATGGCGCTTACCCGTCCGGGCGATAATATTTTAACCTGTACGCCAATATATGACCCCTATCCTAATCTGGTAAAAACCAGCGGCAGGAATTTGATTCAAACGCGCCTCATTGAAAAAGACGGTCATTACGAATTTGACTGGCATGATTTCAGCGAGAAGCTCAAGCAGTGCAAAATGTTTCTTTTCCCTTCGCCGCATAATCCGGGCGGTATGGTGTGGTCGCGAGAAACGCTGGAAAAAGTCAGTCACTATTGCAAGCTTGCTGGCGTCATTATTCTGTCTGATGAAGTGCACAGTGATTTAACGCTGCCTGGCAAGCGCCATCTGCCGTTTTTTACTCTCGACGAAGCGGCAGGCAGCCAATCAATCGTGCTGACCTCTATCAGCAAGACCTTCAATACCGCTGCGATCCAGGGCGGAATAGCCATTATTAAAAATGATGAATTACGCCATCAGTTTTATGGTTTCCTGGATAACTGCTACCTTGCCGAGACGCATTCCTTACAGCAGGCAGCCATTTACAGCGCCTTTACCCATTGCGGCGACTGGCACCAGAAATTATTAGCCTACCTGGCCGATAATGTGGCATTTGTTAAAAGTGAACTTGAACAGCACTGCCCTTTAATCTCAATTGTGTATGGCGGCGCATCGTATCTTCTGTTTCTGAACGCACAAGAGATGAATCTTAGCGATGAACAGCTAAACGTTTTTTTTGTGCATGAAGCAAAGCTTGGTCTGTCGCCCGGCGCGCAATATGGCCCCGGCGGCGAGGGTCACATGAGACTCAACGTTGGGTGCCCGCGCCCGGTACTGGTAGAAGCGATGAACCGGCTTAAAGCGGCGTACCAAAAACGGCAGAGAGCATAA
- a CDS encoding carbonic anhydrase, whose product MQHIIEGFLNFQKEIFPQRKELFRSLASSQNPKALFISCSDSRLVPELVTQQEPGQLFVIRNAGNIVPSFGPEPGGVSATIEYAVVALGVTDIVICGHSNCGAMKAIADSQPLDPMPAVAHWLHYADAAKAVVDKKTWDNPIDKVNAMVEENVIAQLNNIKTHPCVAVGLRNNALRLHGWVYDIESGEIRTLDKNSKTYVSLADNPQVHFE is encoded by the coding sequence ATGCAACATATCATTGAGGGCTTCCTCAACTTCCAAAAAGAGATTTTCCCTCAACGTAAGGAACTCTTTCGCAGCCTGGCGTCCAGCCAGAATCCTAAAGCGCTTTTCATCTCCTGTTCCGATAGCCGTCTGGTGCCAGAACTCGTTACTCAGCAAGAGCCCGGACAGCTTTTCGTTATCCGTAACGCCGGGAATATCGTACCGTCTTTTGGACCGGAACCAGGCGGCGTTTCCGCGACTATTGAATACGCGGTAGTGGCACTTGGCGTGACGGATATCGTCATCTGCGGGCACTCCAACTGCGGCGCGATGAAAGCCATTGCCGATAGCCAGCCTCTGGATCCGATGCCTGCTGTCGCTCACTGGCTGCACTATGCCGATGCCGCGAAAGCCGTGGTCGATAAGAAAACCTGGGATAACCCAATCGATAAAGTTAACGCCATGGTGGAAGAGAACGTTATCGCACAGCTCAACAACATTAAAACGCATCCTTGTGTCGCGGTTGGCTTGCGAAACAACGCGCTTCGTCTGCACGGATGGGTTTATGACATCGAAAGCGGTGAAATCCGTACCCTGGATAAAAACAGCAAAACCTACGTTTCTCTTGCAGATAACCCGCAGGTGCATTTCGAGTAA